The sequence below is a genomic window from Acropora palmata chromosome 5, jaAcrPala1.3, whole genome shotgun sequence.
GGTTACAAGGAGTACTCCACTTGCTAAATGATTTCAAGGCTAGACAATTTATTTGGTTAAGGGTTTGActgcaaattttcactttttgcaAATCGCTCATaccaaattaattccaggatatTTGAGAAACATGTTGCAAGTGAAACCACTGCGTACAACCGTGAAATTATTGTAGGAATTCGCACATACATTTTCtgataacatagagggcaaaattaccgaatgctgattggtcaattaaGAGggtatttttcttaattttgttttgtgaagaAGGCAAAATTAGTTGACGAGGAATGTAtcaaagaattaaaggacaagggcgaaaatgaaaacacgaagaatagCACGGAGTGGcgaaagaacgttttcaaaaagtgggcgaatgaaagaaacttgctgAAAGTttagcaacttctgaaaacacgcgtcATATTAATCCTGAATTTCACTCgcccccatgcgattacctcTACAAATGACGTTGTCGCCGTCGTCGACGCCTATTTCCCTTTCGTAAACGGTCGTTGCCATTTGTCAGAGATTTCCCATGTTTCTTTGCGGTACGGGACCCCCCACGTAGATAGTGAAATGTGGTTATTGCGGTTTGGCCTACTTTCGTTGTGTTCTAGAGTCGTGTTCAAGAATTGTACGTTGTCTTCGCATAGGGCGCTTAGCCTGCAAAGAATATCGAATTAAAGTAGTGACACCATTTCTCAGAACGGTCGTTGCCATTTGAAACGGTCGATGCCATTTTTTAGCTTTGAATTACACTCATTAGGTCTAAGAACTCAAAAGGTTGCCGTTACAGGGAGTTGTGTCTCGATGGTCATAtgagttagggttagggttcgGGTCAGGGTTCTTTTAGGGTGAGGGCTAAGAACCCGAGTTCGAGTCTTGAAATTTTTGGACTCTTTTTTTCctctagtttttcttttataaatgttttttctcccttttttgtcttaatttttgttaatgatttttcttagtttgtttcttttaattttcaatgaaGTGAAGTGTGTAGTCGACTGTTATAAATGGCTTAGCTCGTTTCAAATGGCAACGACCGTTTacgaaaggaaaatttgcGTCGTCGACGTCATCCCTTGTTAAGCTCGGCTCTAATCCCACTGGACCTCAAAAATGATGTGATATATGgaaattttttactttgatcCTTTCTGTAGGGTATCCTCAATTTGCTGGACACTGTGCTCTCGGGAGATAACAAATACAATGCTCACTTTGGTCAAGCTATTGCTTCTGTTGGAGACCTGAATGCTGACGGATTCAACGGTTTGTTGGCCGCGGAGAACAGTTTATTAATCTATTAAGCTACCTCCATAAAAGACCTTAAACAGCATTGACCGAAACCAAGTTGCTGACCAAGGGCTTTCGTTGAAACAATGATTTGCTGCGGGTGCTGATTCTTAcaggctcagaaaaactggttctgTCCTTTGTTACTTAAGATTTCGCCATCTAGAGATCGTCTGAAAAGCAACAATCCGAGTCTTTCATTCTTATAACCTACTTCAGAAGTGTTTCTACTAGTCGAGTTATAGCAAAGGTAATAGAGATGATTCCCCAGCGACGACTCCCATTGTTGCTGCTTAAGTTCTTCATATGGAGGTTTGGAAACGGCGACGTAAGCTTCAACAAAAAGAACtcaggaaaaagaaacattcaGCAATCATGTTTCTATTTCCTACCCTTCTCGCATTGTACAAGGTTGGCGAAAACGGTACAACTTGATATGTAACACGAAGTTGTAAGCGACATGATTATTTTAGGAACACtgtaagtaatttttttaagaaacgGAAGAATCACACTCTTTTCGCTCCTTATAGACGTAGCCATTGGTGCTCCTATGGAAGGCGAAGATGGAAGCGGCGCAGTCTACATTTATCATGGTAGCAGCAAAGGAATTAAGCTGCCTTATTCTCAGGTATGTTAGCGATTGGCTGGaaaagactcgcaccacatTTTTTATCCAATCAGAGATCAGCATAGCTGACGCCCGTTCGATTTCCCGCGCTTGGTATAAGCTGCGTTTAGTTTCCTTGTGTTTGGTTGCTCGCGTTCCTTATTGGCTActgacgtttttttttttcttttcagaaaattGTGGGGTCGTTAATTGAGCCAGGCATTAAGATGTTTGGAATTTCCGTGGCTGGAAATGTTGACGTGGACAAGAATGGATACCCaggttaaaaagaaaagctctTTATCGCGAATACAACCAACTGCTTGATTTTTCGCTAAccgtttttgtctttgtggtCATTTCCAGATATTGTTGTTGGCGCGTATGCATCAGATAAAGCTGTGTTGATAAggtaaattaatattaatgtgctaattattattattgttattatttttcatttatatatttttttatttttattgtgaCATCGATCAGTTAACGTATGGAATTCGTCATttgcaaaagcaatgaccatcGAAAATGAAAGCTATCCCCTATCTAATAGGTTTCCCATTGAGGagcaatagggagcttaagcaaacaagGCGAGGACGACAACATGAATATCACTAATTTGCGTAtttaacattgaaaaacagtaattttgcacgctttgcacgtgcatttttcatttttgcacatttcgtagtcgttctcgccCTTTCGACGTgatgaaatgacctgtttagTCGTTGTGCGGACAACGTGAGCACTTAACTAcaagttttctattttgtcttcttgtctCTGAACGCTGATTCCAAGTTAATTCCATTATACATATTTTGCAAGCACAAATTACTTGGAATAAtgcagaaacgcaaagttacattttggGATGGCATTCTCGCTTAAGCTCCGCAATAGCACCAAGCGCCCTTTTGAAGAGATAACACCAGCTGTTGGTTTTTATTCAGGACAAAGAGCGTTGTTTCGGTAAGAGTTGTTATGAAGTTGAGCGAGCAACAGATCACAGTGGAAGGCAACGACAGTACCTGCGACTTGGACGGAAAAAGATATAAATGGTTTGTACTTACATGTATGGATTTCATCAGAGTTGATGCATTTCGTTAGAACTTGATACATCACATGGGAAATTGGTTTATCCCACAGGCGTTCACCTAAAGGTTGAAGAGTGAAATGTGAGATTAATATCAGCTTCGGTAGCAAAATAGTTCGACTCTTCCTAACAGTTACTGAAAGATCTTAAACAGTAAACAAATTTCGGAGTAATATTCACCACCACCTGTAGTTTGCTTGTGCCACAGTCCACTCATTCTTCCTTGAATGCACATTGTCACTTGAGTCCAGTGTCATTGTACAGCTCCTTGGTAGTTGAGTGCTAGAACTTCTCGCGAACTTGAAATCGTACTGTCGTGGGTTTCGTCTGATATTGGAATAAATAGCGTTTTTTTCGGAGGCTCTCGACTTCACTATTTCTACAacgtttttttgtgtgttttttggaAGGCCTGCAGCGAGTGGACACGTTTTTCACATGTCGTTTCCCGAGCTAATTATCTCTACAACGGTTTTTAGTGTGTTTTGGAAGGCTTACAGCAAGCGTGTTTCTTTTCAGCGTCTTTGTCACAGTCAACTTGAACTATGAAGATGTGATTTCTTCCTCTGCAACTTCAGGTAGGTTCAAGTTTTGGTGATCATTTCAAGGAAACGAACTAGCCTTCATTGCACTTTAATATATAAACTcgagtgctttatagggatttccaccactgagaaaaacccAATCgtcacacgtgaaaaattacgataatttttcacgtgtgtttgagagggccaatcagctgctgccATGTAACTCGCTCTCTTTTCGCTATTAATGGTTGCCAACGCGTTCTCCTTTTTAAACGTGAATTAAGTCGGCTCTttcttgttagtaagatgtttatataataaacaaaacaatacatggttgctctcactcgtgagatatcgaatTGAACAGTCGAAGAAAAATATCCATCTCTCCGCGCGCCAAGTATTCTCTATGCAGTACGTCACAAATTCATATTAACCGGGCGAGATATCTTTGTGGGAGAATCTTTATCGAGATCGCCGATGGTCACTCAACGCGGTTATGTCTGTACCAGCGGCCGAGATTATGACAGACCAGTCTCCTTTTTCGAACGCAGAAACGATAGAGAGCTTGTTATTGTATCATAGTTCTCCATTACAGCTGTATGAACACTTTCAGGTCACCTTCTATAGTCATCACAAGGTGTCGCATGTTGTCTCTGGTAGTCGATTCTGTCTGTTTCGTCAAAGTTACACTTCTGATGGGTACACCAAGTAAcaaggatctttttttttctttagatctGCACCTTACTTTCACATTTGATTTGGACAAGGACATAGACGTCCAATTACGACGTATGTTCTTTTATGATGAAGTTACGAAGAGCAAAGTCGTTTTCTTGAAGCAAAACACCACCCTTGGTCAGCCAAACACAAATTACGAAGTGTTGCGAAAAACAGCTTACATCAAGGTATagcaaacaatttcaaaagaaccaactttctttcatttggtATTTAAGAATTTGAAGCTCTCGTAAATAGTGTAGAACACAACTTTGCATGTTGGGAGACGCAGGGCAGTTCACGAGAAAAATTGGGATTGGTGAAAGCAGTCGTCGTAGTTTATTGAGACTCGGTAAAAACGTTCTAAACAAATGATTATAATTATAACACAATATTATGGGAATTTAAGTTGCTGAAAAGATACTGTTATTCAAGTTTTCAGATTGAGAATCCGATGGTTTAAAGGCGTGGGTTCTTTCTCTCTCGTTTTGACCTGCGTTTCACTGGGAAAGCTCGTCTCGCCTTCCCTATTAACTGCACCAATTTtgcccttttattttttgccctATCTCGACTGACTGCTCACACAGCTCCAAAGCCATTTGACTGGAACTCCAGTATGGTTAAAGATTCTTTAAAGTCTGTGCAAATAAATCTAAAATTAAGTGGAAGATTCGTCTACGAAAGGTTTGCCAGTGATTCAATGTTTGTCATTGACGGCCCAGGGAGAcgagttttcaagtttgaaagcgATATATTTCAAAAACCCTCAAAATTCGGATTTCTTTTCCTGGCGAAATTCATTTGAGATTGCCTTTCTGGTTCATAAGGAAAGTGGAATCTTTTCAATCAAGTACGAAGTTTCGTTTTTTAACCACTTATGACCTAAACACAACACAACTACAATGACGCTGCCCCTGTAACACTTTGCTGGATTCTGTGGGTCACTCTTTGTTCTTGTTTGgacctttcctttgttcttttatttcagagtAAAAATGAGCTTGGCGACCTCACCTCTCTGCTTCCTTTTGATGTGACTCTTTCACAACCTCAACCTCCTTGTGCCAACAACATGTGTCCTATTCTGAATGATCGTATGGCAACATCCGAGCGTGTCACGGTAAGTGCAGACACCCGTCTGTTCTTTTCAGTAGTAACACACAAGCAGATCCCTCCCTTATTTATTTCTCGCACCAATACCTACATTTTAGTCAGCAGTGTTGCGTCGTCGTTTTCGATCGATAGTTTTCATCGCTTTTAGAATCATTGTCGTCATATGAGAAACCTAACGCCTGGAAAGCATTATTATTGCCGTCTTCATGGCCTGTTATTGCCAGCATCATCAATCTTGTTGACATCACCTTCATATCTGTTTACCTCGGTATTTTCGGGTATCTTTAGATGACCGAGAATTTCCCGCGATGCCCCAGCAAAAAGTTAAgcagtaaaagaaaaaagatcttcatttaaagtaacctttcttttttcaaagatcCCCTTTGCGAAGAAATGTAGAAGCAGAACTATCTGCGAACCCGATTTGGTTCTTTCTGCTCAACCGGTCTTCAATCCTAAAAGGTGAGTACATACTGCGGCATCAATACGAAGTTTAAGCAGTCACGAGGGCAACGGCGgataaaacgtcacttaaaaataagcATTAGCGCGTTGATGACTATTTagtaattattgctttttgttgGCATTCCTTATTGTTAACAAACTACGCCAAAACTGGACTGGTAGGAGCGCAGTATAATTAagtatagagaatgaaagatttactgttgagTGTTCatgttgtcgttaaaaccttaaatttggaaatttcacgttggcATTTTGCATAcaacgtcaaagaattgtattagagtgcgtgccgcacgtgcagcacgattacaTTCCCGCACTCAGCCATCAGATCGTTGTTTTCTGGTGTTGTCAttgctgttgccgtcgtctttgctgaagctccctaatatccCATAAGACGTGCTCTTCGttcccccccccctccctcaACCATCCCGTTCTACCCCACCCCGCCTAGTGTTTAAAATGGAAAAGCACAAGTAACCCGTCGATGGCTCAAGAATAAGCTCTTCCATAATCAATGCCTAACAATGTCGCGCGTAGAAACACGTCTTCTCAGAGTGTTCGTGCGCAAGTTTGCTAACCTTAATGTTTTCCCTAGCGATGTGCTTCGGCTCGGTGTGGTTAAGGATTTCACCATTGAACTTACAGTAGAGAACAAAGCCGAGGACTCAGCTTACACATCAAGGATAACACTGAAATATCCAGAGGCCTTGAACTACATCGGAGCAAATGAGGTACAGTGACCTAATCAATTGCTAGGGTGGCGgggtatttttttgtttattgtataAGCTAGAGTGTTTTctagggatttccaccactgagaaaaaccctgtcaccacacgtgaaaaataGCCCAATTTCGATATATTTCAACGCGAGAGACTGGTGTAAAAACCCACACAGCGAAGCGAGGCTCCAGGGACTACAGCGCGAAAAATGAGAACAAACATTGTAGGCAAACCCATGTGCTTTTGCCAAATCGACAGGAAATCTCCCCGTATTTTGCGGTTCTTCGCAGTTTTTTTCCGTGTGAACAAGTATTGTGCCATAGCTTGTTCCTGCAAGGGAATCAAGAAAAGACCGTCTCTCGATTATTTTCGTTTTCCCGTGAAGTCCGATGATCGTAAGAAATGGGAAGTTTTCTGTAAGCGAGCAGCCAAAAAATTCATCAGACTAATCGATCCAATAATCTGTACGTTACATTTTAGGGATAACAACATAGGAATTAGCATTTCTGGTCGTAAAAATATTCCTTCAGGCTGTATGACTATCTTTGACCTTGCAAAAGCGAAGAATACGACCAGTGCGCGCCCcatgtatttaacaattattcctcgagcccgaatgggctatgagtcagtAGCCCATGTgggcaagaggaataattgtatgaatattatgtgaactgcagacatacaaatgaaatgaaggtgtgatcatcgcagttgtgtttgcgatttaagcaatcgcaattaagcccgaaaaatgttttcggggcttcaacgggattcgaacccatggcctctgcgttagcgctgcagtgctccaccaactgagctttaaagacccatacgttgggagcagggcaatttgttgaattcatcgtacccgtgaaaggaatgaaacatatgAATGTTATGTGAACTTCGGACATACaacaattgttttagtaaaatccaactagttggtcaaaaaaatatcgagactaaacatctttcgctagttaaagctagacatcaatcccttttttaccgccaaaacattacgaatatggcgggcgcttttcgctactagtgggctataacatataccctactagtagctcaaccaatcagaacgcagcattgatgataacctactagttggattttactaatattcTATATTTACAAAAACCTTTCATTGGATTCGTAGGGCGTGGAATGCGACAGAAAATCCTCAGATAATAACACCCAGACTGCTACTTGTGGCATAGGTAACCCGCTACTAGGGAAGTCCAAGGTAAGTGGCTCATTTGTGGTTCTCTTTTGGTTTCGATGGATCTATATTAAGCATAACAATCAAGTTTTTATTGTCTCGAGCTATACGGGAAGCGGTCGCTTACGAGAAGTGGTTGCCATAAGAGAGTTGCCTGTACATGTGAGGCCAAGTACCCGGCCTACTGAGTCTGggaacaaaataaaatcaattcaaatggAATTAGAAAGAATAAAGTTTAAAGTTTCGATCAGAAGAGGAAGCCTTGAGTACCTGGGGAAAACTATCTTGGGGAAGAGTTGACAACCAGTAAGCTCAACCCACAAAcaattttcataaatggcgcCTTATTTGTCATTCCTTTGTATTCATGATAATTAGAACTTCTAGCCTCACTTtgatttaaatattcttttgaattttgcccatgacAAAGAGGTAAGAAAGCTTTATTAgcgttgaaacaaaagaatattatgtAACGGCAATCTTAATACTTGTCTATTTGCTGACTTAACTCCTGTATTGCGGGCTCCTCGATTTTGAAAGAATAGCATATCGTGTCGTTATCGCGCGTACATCGCGTATACATCGCAGCATATCGCAATAACCTCGCGTCGTTGTCTTTCTTGCTAACATGAGCACTATCAAAGCTAGCGTTTGTAAACTCGCTTGAAAAACTTTAAGACTATGGTAACTCGTCAACGCATAAAACAGTCTTTATGTACGCGATGAATTGATTAATTAAAGCAAAGTTCTTTGATTTCTATAGATAATATAAACACAAAGTTGTCACTATTCTTTTCTGGCTTGGCTTGACTTGGCTTGATTCTGATTCTTGCTTCATCAACTCATTAACGTCACGGTCCACTGCGCTTGTCGCTTCGGATCGTCCGTCTGCTTGAAGTGCGTACAGTTTTCACTATAGCTCCGGCGATTTAAAGCAAGCAAGAATTTCCTTGACTGTTGTGAAGGAGAACTCAAGTTGAAGACTTCATTGATTCAAagtttaattaacaattagactacgagcccgagttttctgcgagcagatagtcaacgaggcgcaccgtaaaaactgaaaataataaaaaattgaaattacaaatatgaaaaatcaataaaactGAAAGCAAATAAAGTACAATCCAAATCGTAAGAAACGCAACAAAAAACGATTATTTACAAGCGAAAGCGTAAGCCTTAATCGGCGAACTTGAAACTTGCAACAATTGGTACAACAAGAGTAATTTAAATACCTGTGTGCGGCTTTTATCCCCGGAACATTGGACGAATAAAAAACTTCCTCTTGACTTGGAACTTCTTAACTTAAACAACGCCTTAGCTTAAACAACTTCTTAACTTAAACAACCTCATGCTTAACATTAACTATAAAAACGATGTAAGAGAAAAGCAACGACGCGAGGGTATTGCGATATGTTGCGATGTATACGCGATGTACGCGCGATATCGACACGATGTGCTATTCTTTCAAAATTGAGGAGCCCGCAGCAAATAGACAAATATTAAGATTGCCGTTACTTATGAAATGTGATTGGCATTATAATAGAGGTCTATTAGTGACAGGAATTGAACTCGTGGCATGTTGGAGTAAACCGTTACTCTGCTCAACAGATGCTTCCGCGTTCTGTTCTCTCTCGATTATGGCAAGATTAACCCATCTGTCTTTTGCCATTATTCACTTCTAGAAATCTTTTGGAATCAAGTTTTCACCCGGTAGCGTGAAAGAGGACTTTGTTGTACAAGTGGAAACATCAAGGTATATACCTAAATGTCGCTTATTATCATTCGTGAGCTGTGCACAGCGGGCACCCAATATTAACTCATTCACATTTTCCCGTGGTGGCGAACTAGCTATTGAGATGCCTTTACGAGCCATAAGCAACTTCTTCTTGGACAATCGATCATCGTGAcagaatttgaacaaaaactaGGCGGACTTTGGGTATTCTTGCTTTCAACCAATCCTGATGTATAGATATGGACTGAAAAAGGATAGAATCTGATCTTTTAGCTGAGTGACGCCCTGGGAACGACTGCTGCTTTTGATCGACGTTATGACAAACTGACTCATTTTAGACCGAGTGGGTGGGGGAGGGTTAAGTTGAAGTCTGAGAAGAACACAAAACGTATTTATGTCCAAGAACACATGCTTCACTTATACCACTTTGGAGGGCAAACATGTAttcaaaaatgacaacaaaacagtctgaaaaatatttctttcaccaactctgccaaagaaagaaaaaaatgacgcTAACATTGTTATGGCTTCTCGATTATGGTTGGCTGTCTCCCTCGTaccattgttttattttcgctTTTCATTGGATAATTTCAGCGAGTTTAAATGTATTTTCCAGTCAATTAGAGGGTAAAAGACAGTACCATATATGCCCACATCTGAGCTTTCGCCGTAGTTATTGAATAGCAGTTGTCGCAGTCGCGGCAAAACCACTTTTGTTTGCAGCTAAATGCGGGCGTGCCTtgtgggtcaatacaatggaaaatgacctaTTAGTCTCgtttgtgtcaaaaccgctggTAGTTGCGGTAACAGCTATTGAGCCCACACAATGACAGAGGAAAGCTCTTAATAGAGGAACGATGAAAGGGTACAATGTTGGCCCCGCGACATTGGAAATCGATAGAGTAGTCAATTAAAGTGCTACATATCCCAACATCTATCGGAGCGTCAGCCTGCCTAAtcatacattttagcccgccaaattctctaTTTTAGCACGCAAAATGCGTCACAATgtcctccaaagtgataacaatggtatttagtataaatttaccgtagtccattgtgaatccgtgaatctgattggctatattaccgttgtctatttaacaaatagattacatgttgccgtgcgtctgttcagtaatagatcacagatgatgtcaaaatgtggtaaggaCAAAAAGGTGGCACACGAGGcacagccgagtgtgtcactgatgttcttaccacattttgaagtcCTCTATGAtctgttactgaacagacgcacggcaacatggaatctatttgttttatataataaaaaattaaaatatacgggaaaaatgcctttttatttcgaATTTGGCCACTCTGACAGACGCGAAAATAGCACCGCcgtgatctaatgtctatacaaaatgaagcgaactgattggttgctatgcttagcaaggaattgtgattggttcaaattcaaaattcaaaaaaatttgaatcgagcgctgtcgtcatctgtgcgtctgtcctctaatagatcataggcgagaaccaattagaatgcgagaataacttgggttatgaTATAACTgcttttagtatcacccaaatagtggactaatgcaaatcctgcattttgattggctacgctactaggggtctaatagtaatagtcatcgagtagcgaaattcgcagggtttttctttggttttttcccctaaaaaatatttcttcaacttgcattttctaactttattattgccttttctgtccaactagttgggtgatactaaaacaattagacccttcgccctcaaaggccacggatcaatagcccattcggcttcgcgtcatgggctattgacccgtagccctttcgggctaggggtctaattgttaaatagacaaCAGTTGCACGCGTGATTCTACACATGATCCTTTTTCTACATGGCGCGCCACGTTTGAACTTGATGTAACATAACGAAAGAGCCCTTTTCTACGCGTtacttgatatttttctttcctttttatgcaatgagaccacggtaaatttatactaaaacaattagagtactcgccctcgttttctacgagcgatagtcaattCGGCTGCGcgtcgttgactatctgctcatagaaaactcgggctcgtagtctaattgatAATTATAGTCTTGTACTCCGTGTTGAGTTCACTTCTATGTCTTTCTTCTGCGTCGTAGCCAAGACAAGGATGCTAATATAAaggacaacaagaaaacaatttctgtTGCCGTCAAGTATGAAGCTGATGTTGAGATCACAGGGTATGTGCTTGCACCGggtacaaaaataaaaagaatgttttgttttttttttttttcggcgaAAATTACGTGAGAGCGATCGAAATACACACGACACGAAGGGTTTCGGCCTCCCTATCGCGCGTCGCTTGGATTTCGCCCCGTGCTCTCCTATTCTTTGCCGAAATTACACTACTCGCAGTGTACCTTTCGGACACATATTATGAAGGGAGCTTGAACAAGAAGGGAAGACAGAAACATGTCCAAAATGTTCGTTTTAAGATATCCATGTCACAAAAGTATCTCCCCAATTTCAACACCACTTGTGCTGAGAAATAAATGCCATATGTTGAGAAATGAAGCTAAACAAAATTGTTCGGAGTTTAATTCAGAATCACATGTCTTTGAGATCATGAGAAATATTTGACAGCCCCTTGGACATTTTAACTATCATTCGGTGGCATTGCTTCTGTGTTTAGCACCACAAAACAAGACCAAGTTGTGTATCAAGGCCCAGTTCGATCTGAAGAAGAAGTAAAGAAAGACTTGGATTCCATTGGCCCAGAAATTGTTCAGACGCTGTCGGTGAGTACTTACAgaactaaaaattgaaaaagttaTTGGCTTGCTATCCTTTGAATGTTGCATGTCGCTTCGAAAGCTTCCCAAGTGTCAAGATGGGACATAAGTGTTGACGAAGTCACAATTTGTAAAATTGCTAAAGTGACGTGaggttttgtttgtgtttttaggTGCGTAATAATGGTCCTAGTGACCTAAGAAGCTCAGAGGTGGTCGTTAATTTTCCAAAAGCGTATTCGTCTTCTAAACCGGATAGCTACCTTCTCTATCTTCTACTGGTTGAGGTATCTATTTGATTGCTTACTCTTTTTCGTTGAGTGCTTGTGCAGTGTTGTGGTTATCACGCTTGCTTGCCATGCGGGCGACCGGAGTTCCATTTCCTACTGGAACGCTACAACTGACTTGCATTCCGAGAATGGGAAAATGAGGAGCAGGATGCTGGGAAACCCGGTTCGGTGCCCTCCCCTGCCCCCTGCAACTGAATTTTAACCCTAGGGAATTAATGAAGATATCTAAGAGGAGTCGAAAGTATGACCTTTCCGTTTCGGATACTCTACTCTTGCGATGCAGGGAAGAAGAGCAAAGCACTTAAGCTAGGTCCGGCATAATTGCTTAAACTTATAACTGTAGCGTCGTGGGGATCTCGCGACGTTCAATTAAATGTAAAGTAGGCTGATTAAGTTTGCGAGGGCAGAACGTCTAAATTTTCTTTATGTTCATTTTGTTTAGCTTGATGGCGCATCAGGGATCTGCGACGCATCGGTGAATCCTTTGAAGATTAAGGTAAGATTGGGGCATGTGCAGTCACGCTTTGCTGTGGACACGAAACTGTTCAACGAAGAAGTTTTCTCATTTGAATGAAAACGCCAAACTTGAAGCAATTAAAGGCTCCCCCTGGACGGGATTGTTTTTCATCGCAGGATTAACCCACAGCACTTTGTCGCTCCTACCCATTTGTGTACCTGGGTAGGGAGGGATAGTTTGGAAGGAAGTTTCTTGTCGgtttacttttaatttatctgttattttttttcaatcagcCTCGCAATGAAACAGCTACGGAAAG
It includes:
- the LOC141881032 gene encoding integrin alpha-9-like isoform X1, whose protein sequence is MLFTSVTCLLVLSLSLASYGFNLDLERALIFSPPKGSESKYFGYSVALHSSNDKYWAIVGAPLSNVSARSGAERFIRYGEVYRCEYTGSQSCSSIDIDNTRPEIRDGDFIEAKSGQWLGAVVYSTGKDGKAMACAPRYIQLEHYVKITLRWLLGRCLLLKDDLSGHLNRKWILNPCENEPKSNRDFGYCEAGFSAEYMKDPPYSVIFGAVGSKQWTGAVMMVDPDNPLVSPTKTTQDQIDRFEYNGYSIASGIFSVQSSADVVSGAPRADNIIGKALIYKYESDQFSVRSQLPQPKDLHTGSYFGSVVCAVDLDKNGYADVLIGAPYFTDVLDEGRVYIYQNDGKGILNLLDTVLSGDNKYNAHFGQAIASVGDLNADGFNDVAIGAPMEGEDGSGAVYIYHGSSKGIKLPYSQKIVGSLIEPGIKMFGISVAGNVDVDKNGYPDIVVGAYASDKAVLIRTKSVVSVRVVMKLSEQQITVEGNDSTCDLDGKRYKCVFVTVNLNYEDVISSSATSDLHLTFTFDLDKDIDVQLRRMFFYDEVTKSKVVFLKQNTTLGQPNTNYEVLRKTAYIKSKNELGDLTSLLPFDVTLSQPQPPCANNMCPILNDRMATSERVTIPFAKKCRSRTICEPDLVLSAQPVFNPKSDVLRLGVVKDFTIELTVENKAEDSAYTSRITLKYPEALNYIGANEGVECDRKSSDNNTQTATCGIGNPLLGKSKKSFGIKFSPGSVKEDFVVQVETSSQDKDANIKDNKKTISVAVKYEADVEITGTTKQDQVVYQGPVRSEEEVKKDLDSIGPEIVQTLSVRNNGPSDLRSSEVVVNFPKAYSSSKPDSYLLYLLLVELDGASGICDASVNPLKIKPRNETATESTPSRRRRDTGNLVLSCRQAACQTFKCQLGQLKAGDKANIKMTFRLWENTLLKELDSPKAVELVTSAKVKVSNDISQSNYENDDTEIKTTARPARTAAQEKKTPWWIILLSVLGGLLLVAAVIAILYKCGFFKRKRAKDISAPMGENVPMNDQ
- the LOC141881032 gene encoding integrin alpha-9-like isoform X2; this encodes MLFTSVTCLLVLSLSLASYGFNLDLERALIFSPPKGSESKYFGYSVALHSSNDKYWAIVGAPLSNVSARSGAERFIRYGEVYRCEYTGSQSCSSIDIDNTRPEIRDGDFIEAKSGQWLGAVVYSTGKDGKAMACAPRYIQLEHYVKITLRWLLGRCLLLKDDLSGHLNRKWILNPCENEPKSNRDFGYCEAGFSAEYMKDPPYSVIFGAVGSKQWTGAVMMVDPDNPLVSPTKTTQDQIDRFEYNGYSIASGIFSVQSSADVVSGAPRADNIIGKALIYKYESDQFSVRSQLPQPKDLHTGSYFGSVVCAVDLDKNGYADVLIGAPYFTDVLDEGRVYIYQNDGKGILNLLDTVLSGDNKYNAHFGQAIASVGDLNADGFNDVAIGAPMEGEDGSGAVYIYHGSSKGIKLPYSQKIVGSLIEPGIKMFGISVAGNVDVDKNGYPDIVVGAYASDKAVLIRTKSVVSVRVVMKLSEQQITVEGNDSTCDLDGKRYKCVFVTVNLNYEDVISSSATSDLHLTFTFDLDKDIDVQLRRMFFYDEVTKSKVVFLKQNTTLGQPNTNYEVLRKTAYIKSKNELGDLTSLLPFDVTLSQPQPPCANNMCPILNDRMATSERVTIPFAKKCRSRTICEPDLVLSAQPVFNPKSDVLRLGVVKDFTIELTVENKAEDSAYTSRITLKYPEALNYIGANEGVECDRKSSDNNTQTATCGIGNPLLGKSKKSFGIKFSPGSVKEDFVVQVETSSQDKDANIKDNKKTISVAVKYEADVEITGTTKQDQVVYQGPVRSEEEVKKDLDSIGPEIVQTLSVRNNGPSDLRSSEVVVNFPKAYSSSKPDSYLLYLLLVELDGASGICDASVNPLKIKPRNETATESTPSRRRRDTGNLVLSCRQAACQTFKCQLGQLKAGDKANIKMTFRLWENTLLKELDSPKAVELVTSAKVKVSNDISQSNYENDDTEIKTTARPARTAAQEKKTPWWIILLSVLGGLLLVAAVIAILYKVGFFKRKQIKDISAPDTTEMTVQ